CCAAAAGTATACCCCCAAGGACGGCATGATGGCCGAGCAGTTCCTCAAGGTTGAGCCCTTCACCCCCATCTCTGCCAGAAATCTCACCTGGTCTTTTGCCGCCTTTGTCGGGATGAACCACCGCCGACAGggccacctccctccctcgtGGGTCCCCAAGAATGTCAAGGTCCCTGATGTCTGCGTTGGTACCTCTGTCAAGGGCACCTACGCCCCTGCCACCCAGGCTGGTGCTCCCAATGTTACTATTCCTTGCATCTCCAACGTTCTGTTCCAGCTCAATGCCTCGACGTATTATGGCGAGAACCTTTATGTTGTGGGCAACTCGCCCACGCTGGGTAGCTGGGATTTGGAGACGGCGTACCCGCTGATGAGCAGCAGGTATACTGACGAGAGGCCGCTTTGGTTCGCCACCATCCCgcttgagatggaggagggtgtgtcCACGCTGAGGTACAAGTATGCCAGGCAGCAGGATTGCGGGCAGGAGTggattgtggaggaggaggagagggtgttggaggtgccGGCTTGTGTGAAGGATGGGagtgaggaggttttggcggAGAGGGATGAGGCTTTCAACGGGCCTGCTGGGTCTCCTGGCGGTTGCTAGATGTTTTGTTTCTAGGAGAGCATCtgagaaggggttgttgtaCATATATGAAATCTTTGGTtgcgaaaagaaaaagcatGGAGAATTGACACATATGGGGGGGGTTATGGGGTGTAAGGTATATTACTGAGATATAAAATTCAACTTGCACATAGTTAAGCCTGACCTTTGGTATGATTTCAACGTGGAACTCCGCAGACAATGATTGCTTCTTGCTTGACCTCCAGTGAACATCGAAAAGTGGTATATGCCCAACTGTCTATCTCTATGCAAAGAATCAACAAAAGACCGCCTACGCTTGCTATCCCAACCCAACGCCTCCAGCCAAAACTACAACTTCGGAGCAGGATCAATATTAACCTTCCCATGCTCACACACAGCCACGACCGCCCCGTTGTCCTTCCGCTTCATCACACCCCTCAAGGTAGCCATCTTCGCCCCGATCTGCAAGATGTCACACTCAATCAAGACCTCGGTGCCGACCGGGGCTGGACGGAGATAGGTGGTGTTCAACGTCCGGGATACCCCCAGATACTGCCAGAACCCGGGCTTGGACACaagggcggtggcggtggaggtgcaAAAGTCAAAGAGGGTTGCCGTGCAGCCTccgtggaggttgttgaggcgGTTGCAGTGCTGGGGCTCGACGGTGAAGCTGAAGAGTACtttggggtggggttgttcGTCTGAGGCGGAGACgagtttgaggttggggaagaaggagttgGTCCATTcctgggaggggtggttaataaatatatactAGGGATGCCTGGGGGAAACATACCTCGTCTTCCTTGTTGATGGCTTTTTGAGAAAAGGTCTCGATGAGAGCCCTGACTCTGGCCTCGcccttgaggttgaggtagTCTTGGTCGTGTTCCCACGCGCCGCTTTTGTCTTTGGACATGGTGATGAGTGGCTAGGGGGTTGAGATCCAGGcgtgggttagggttgtagGGCTGAGGAAGGTAATGCGGTTGGCTGCAACTAACACCAAAGAATAGAGTAACAATCGGATGTCACGTACGAGTTTACAGATCGAATCTAGACCGACCTGAATGAAGAACAGGCACACCAAACAACGTCCAGCAACACATGCAATATACCGGGCTCATCTGGGGGCTTAAAAGGATATATGGGATTCCCCCGCGTATTTCCCATCTCTAGCCCCTGCTTTTCAGGTGGAGGTTACCCCAACTGCATCAACTGCAAAATCCGAACCTGGGGAAACGTGCCTCGGCAAATCGCGTCAGGAACCCCTGCCCGCTACCGCTAGCTTAAACATGCGTAACCGCACCAACCCTTGTCGGTGATCGCATCCGTCGCAATCACATTCAAATCTTGAGATCTCATCTACACATCACATATGCGccaaccatcacaaccccGTTGACCATCTTCAACACGGTTCAGTTCATCCCGGAGAACAGACCCAAAA
This window of the Podospora pseudoanserina strain CBS 124.78 chromosome 3, whole genome shotgun sequence genome carries:
- a CDS encoding hypothetical protein (EggNog:ENOG503P59B; COG:Q), with translation MSKDKSGAWEHDQDYLNLKGEARVRALIETFSQKAINKEDEEWTNSFFPNLKLVSASDEQPHPKVLFSFTVEPQHCNRLNNLHGGCTATLFDFCTSTATALVSKPGFWQYLGVSRTLNTTYLRPAPVGTEVLIECDILQIGAKMATLRGVMKRKDNGAVVAVCEHGKVNIDPAPKL